The following proteins are encoded in a genomic region of Debaryomyces hansenii CBS767 chromosome G complete sequence:
- a CDS encoding DEHA2G11297p (uniprot|Q8TFJ9 Debaryomyces hansenii Polyprotein (gag/pol) of Tdh5 retrotransposon hypothetical start): MNALNMDLDNLLQQVMSRFINFNVPESSKLKGAANYKKWNNLVMNKVKNMHCYLEFYLNNNFESIPSVSTFDEVSKSIFRSRYDDLVDMLLEKYLPAEMLETYVGEQCLSGLPLWHELLKDFGSISFKQTLEMQLSFFRKLKDPSVTLSEKLHLLEHADQDILPIPIPYRIGLLYSFTENSTVKATLLHMHDRIETMEGGSLTWASLKDGISEILNDTRSPTSDLSNVALTVQRQIPRPISIKSSVTCFKCGGIGHKSNVCPSKDENDDGKNKSSSVKPPAKPAYAVTADTKAENNSSSSPTFGMGYKDSSKNKAFSVSRFASSALVASDASHRNTFFFDSGASVHLTHQKELLHDFIPGQFGSIAGLDPATPFQVCGTGTLNFMLPDGSLLPVHDVQYVPSCGRNLISMCRAIFAGADIRAVGDTMFDYHLGFQIATRTSPDKYALYKFTLPCIPAHGGTSGSALAAIPNAHSRLGHPSHPVAHQVGTSFPSYADAVKSESKNPICEACVRGKATRSLPKFSTTSGSIVKAPLELVHSDVCGPFSQASLTDDRYYAVFVDDYTHFMAVYPIQRKSDVYECARSYFLQSERFFYNRGGYKPITFRTDNGGEYMSSQLQKFLTTQGITHQTTVPYNSHQNGVSERAIRTITEKARVMMFDASTPLNFWAEAVSCANYLLNRLPSSAINKNYPYQRWYQTMPDLDHLRPFGCSAYALIPQEVRSSKLSPRSIRGIMVGYAQTQHAYRIFDLDSGKIAVSNNVKFDEFVFPFQTITNIPRDIASKGSSSSSSSSSSSSFSSISGIRATAELPGTLMSPPESAVSDIEMDDAESDFSAHDFKVPQDLASTVDGTSPDITTTPRVVEPLSPLVTQEVSRPRIEYISDSEASVPGEDYATSFYERHHDNFDNSDDEDYVDEPVRRRRKAITMPERSRRRSEVSSEGETEPSKKSKYEASHTESDSSLVVRGSAYFMSHAYVVSTKKDGVPVTYKQAMVSDEAEKWKFAMDSEMSAHYSNNTWDLVSLPKDRKAIGNRWVFTKKDDGRYKARLVAQGFSQVPGEDYLDTFSPVIRYESVKLLLAFSAVDNRVVHQMDVDTAFLNGTVEETLYMKQPVDFINENEPEKVCKLNKSLYGLKQAPICWNTTISDFLAEHRFNRIDTELGIYVRGNIIIGLYVDDILISGKDIKEIEDVKKMLASKFKMKDLGVAKKFLGINIAQDTNGIKICLYDYIGKVLQDFDMSDANTVATPTLAGEDLHKDDTEDCDATRYRSLVGKLLFASTTVRTDIAYAVGILSRHLAKPSEMHMKCAKHVLRYLKGTQDIGHHYTGDSSLDIYCDSDWASDKSDRKSITGYIVRYGGAPISWKSKKQTTVAMSTTEAEYLALGEATKEALWIIMLFDEMRVPLQLPISIHEDNNSCILLAEHPVFHSRTKHIDIRHHFIREHIIKKQIKLCPISTHTQIADMLTKGLNKIKFQDLRSLAGMTRIRIKGKC, encoded by the coding sequence ATGAACGCATTAAACATGGACTTGGAcaatttacttcaacagGTTATGAGCCGatttattaactttaaTGTTCCTGAACTGAGTAAGCTTAAAGGAGCTGCTAATTACAAGAAATGGAATAATCTTGTAATGAATAAGGTGAAGAATATGCACTGTTACTTGGAATTCTAtctcaataataatttcgAGTCCATTCCTAGTGTTTCTACTTTCGACGAAGTTTCTAAAAGCATTTTCAGATCTAGATATGATGATCTTGTTGATATGCTTTTGGAGAAATATCTTCCAGCTGAGATGCTTGAAACTTATGTTGGAGAGCAATGCCTACTGGGACTTCCCTTGTGGCATGAGCTTTTGAAGGACTTTGGTCTGATTTCGTTCAAGCAGACATTGGAAATGCAGCTTCTGTTTTTCCGTAAACTCAAGGATCCTTCTGTCACCCTCTCGGAGAAGCTCCATCTCCTTGAACATGCTGATCAGGATATTCTTCCAATCCCAATTCCCTATCGGATCGGGTTACTTTACTCCTTTACAGAGAACAGTACGGTAAAAGCAACGTTACTTCACATGCACGACCGTATTGAGACTATGGAAGGCGGTTCACTTACTTGGGCATCCTTGAAGGACGGGATTTCTGAGATCCTCAATGATACCAGGTCTCCTACGTCCGATCTCTCTAATGTGGCTCTCACGGTCCAGAGACAGATTCCTAGGCCAATTTCCATTAAATCTAGTGTTACGTGCTTCAAGTGTGGTGGTATTGGACATAAACTGAATGTCTGTCCTTCTAAAGATGAAAACGATGATGGTAAAAATAAAAGCTCGTCTGTTAAACCTCCTGCTAAACCTGCCTATGCTGTTACTGCTGACACGAAGGCCGAAAACAACCTGTCTTCCAGCCCGACCTTTGGGATGGGCTACAAAGATTCATCTAAAAATAAGGCTTTTTCTGTCTCTCGGTTTGCGTCTTCCGCTCTCGTGGCGTCTGATGCTAGCCATAGAAATACTTTCTTTTTTGATTCTGGTGCGTCTGTTCATCTCACTCACCAGAAAGAGTTACTCCATGATTTTATCCCTGGCCAGTTTGGCTCTATTGCGGGTCTTGATCCTGCTACTCCGTTCCAAGTCTGTGGTACTGGAACGTTAAACTTTATGTTACCAGATGGTTCCTTGCTCCCTGTTCATGATGTGCAGTATGTCCCTTCATGTGGTCGCAACTTAATTTCTATGTGTCGTGCGATTTTTGCTGGAGCAGATATAAGAGCCGTAGGCGATACTATGTTTGACTATCACCTCGGTTTTCAGATTGCCACTCGTACGAGCCCCGATAAGTATGCCCTCTATAAGTTTACTTTACCATGTATCCCTGCTCATGGTGGAACTAGTGGTAGTGCTTTGGCTGCTATTCCCAATGCTCATTCTCGTCTTGGTCACCCAAGTCATCCTGTGGCACATCAAGTTGGAACTCTGTTTCCTTCGTATGCAGATGCTGTTAAATCTGAATCGAAGAACCCTATTTGTGAGGCGTGTGTCCGTGGTAAGGCCACTCGTTCTCTTCCGAAATTTTCAACTACTTCTGGTAGTATTGTAAAGGCTCCGTTGGAGCTCGTCCACTCTGATGTATGTGGACCCTTTTCTCAAGCGAGCTTGACCGATGATCGGTATTATGCGGTTTTCGTTGATGATTACACTCACTTTATGGCAGTGTATCCTATACAACGAAAGTCCGATGTATATGAGTGTGCGCGctcatattttcttcaatctgAACGATTCTTTTATAATCGTGGTGGCTACAAGCCTATTACTTTTCGCACTGATAATGGCGGTGAATATATGTCGTCTCAGTTGCAAAAATTTCTTACAACCCAAGGAATTACTCACCAGACTACTGTCCCATACAATAGTCATCAAAATGGAGTCAGTGAACGAGCCATTCGTACCATCACTGAAAAGGCTCGAGTCATGATGTTCGATGCCTCTACACCTCTCAATTTCTGGGCTGAAGCTGTTCTGTGTGCTAATTACCTTCTTAATCGTTTACCATCGAGTGCTATCAACAAGAACTATCCATATCAACGGTGGTATCAAACCATGCCTGACTTGGATCATTTACGGCCCTTTGGATGTTCGGCATATGCGCTTATTCCTCAGGAGGTAAGATCTTCCAAGTTGTCTCCTCGTTCTATTCGAGGTATTATGGTTGGTTACGCCCAAACCCAACATGCATATCGTATCTTCGATCTTGATTCTGGCAAAATTGCTGTTAGTAATAATGTTAAGTTTGACGAATTTGTGTTTCCTTTCCAAACTATAACCAACATTCCGCGTGATATCGCTTCTAAAGGTTCGCTGTCGTCGTCGCTGTCTTCGTCGCTGTCTTCGTTTTCATCCATTTCTGGGATTCGAGCTACTGCTGAGCTCCCCGGTACTCTTATGTCGCCTCCTGAACTGGCTGTCCTGGATATAGAGATGGATGATGCTGAATCTGATTTTTCGGCCCATGATTTTAAGGTCCCTCAAGATCTTGCGTCTACTGTCGATGGGACTTCGCCTGATATTACTACCACTCCTCGAGTGGTTGAACCGTTGTCCCCTCTTGTAACGCAAGAGGTTTCCCGTCCTCGTATTGAGTATATTTCGGATTCAGAAGCTTCGGTTCCAGGGGAAGACTACGCTACTTCTTTCTATGAACGTCATCatgataactttgataattctgatgatgaggattatgttgatgaacCTGTGAGGAGAAGGAGAAAAGCTATTACGATGCCTGAGAGACTGCGTAGAAGATCAGAAGTATCGTCGGAAGGTGAAACTGAACCTTCTaagaaactgaaatatGAAGCACTGCATACTGAATCAGACTCCTCGCTTGTTGTCAGAGGATCTGCGTATTTTATGTCGCATGCCTATGTTGTTAgtaccaagaaagatggTGTACCAGTGACATACAAACAGGCAATGGTGAGTGACgaagctgaaaaatggaaattCGCCATGGATAGTGAGATGAGTGCTCACtactcaaataatacatggGATCTAGTACTGTTGCCTAAGGATAGAAAGGCAATAGGTAACAGATGGGTATttaccaagaaagatgaCGGTAGATACAAAGCTAGACTAGTAGCACAGGGCTTCAGTCAGGTTCCAGGGGAAGATTACTTGGATACCTTCAGTCCTGTAATCAGATATGAATCTGTGAAGCTACTTCTAGCATTCAGTGCTGTCGATAATAGAGTAGTCCATCAGATGGATGTAGATACCGCATTTTTGAACGGTACTGTTGAGGAAACACTCTATATGAAACAGCCtgttgattttattaatgagaatgaaCCAGAGAAAGTCTGTAAGTTGAACAAATCGTTGTATGGATTGAAACAAGCACCGATATGTTGGAATACTacaatttcagattttcTTGCTGAACATAGGTTCAACCGAATTGACACTGAGTTAGGCATATATGTTCGAGGGAACATAATTATTGGCCtctatgttgatgatatccTTATATCAGGAAAGGATATaaaggaaattgaagatgtaaagaaaatgctCGCACTGAAGTTTAAAATGAAGGATTTAGGAGTTGCGAAGAAGTTTCTAGGAATTAATATTGCACAGGATACCAATGGTATCAAGATATGTCTCTATGACTACATTGGAAAGGTCTTGCAGGACTTTGACATGAGTGATGCAAACACTGTGGCAACTCCGACATTGGCCGGAGAGGACTTACACAAAGATGACACAGAAGACTGTGATGCCACCAGGTACCGCTCTCTAGTAGGAAagctattatttgcatctacTACTGTTCGAACAGACATTGCGTACGCTGTTGGAATACTTAGTAGACACTTAGCCAAACCCTCTGAGATGCATATGAAATGTGCCAAACATGTCCTCAGATATCTTAAAGGAACCCAAGATATCGGTCACCACTATACTGGAGACAGCTCATTGGATATATACTGTGACAGTGATTGGGCTAGTGACAAGAGCGACAGGAAATCAATTACAGGATACATTGTTAGATATGGAGGAGCTCCTATCTCGTGGAAAAGTAAGAAACAGACTACAGTGGCAATGTCGACCACTGAAGCTGAATATCTCGCATTGGGTGAGGCTACCAAAGAAGCGCTATGGATCATAATGTTGTTTGACGAGATGCGTGTGCCATTACAATTACCCATTTCGATCCACGAAGATAATAACTCATGTATACTCCTTGCAGAGCACCCTGTATTTCACCTGCGCACTAAGCATATTGACATACGCCATCACTTTATAAGAGagcatataataaagaaacaaattaaacttTGTCCGATTAGCACCCATACACAAATTGCGGACATGCTTACAAAAGGattaaataagattaaaTTCCAGGACTTGAGAAGCCTTGCTGGAATGACAAGAATTAGGATTAAGGGGaagtgttga
- a CDS encoding DEHA2G11539p (uniprot|Q8TFJ9 Debaryomyces hansenii Polyprotein (gag/pol) of Tdh5 retrotransposon) produces MYATFENLLQQVMSHFLDFDVTEQDKLRGIDNYKLWAAMVKSRSSDLDCHLDSYLSNVDIPGVSEFTDTERNVIRLKFDSILDKLLKKCITSAVYATYCTKRGLRGLNLWHALFRDFGTISVKQHLELHSTLTRQLFDSTVSLAAKIQLLEDADSDLLPLDEGQRILFFHSCVNNSTVKNVIIRLDEYVPSRLNWLALKDGISEILHETSSPVSDESSMALVVSQRNPRRIMIKSKLTCFKCGGIGHKSNVCPSRSDDEYWNSQPPKPTNKPNYFVTYTEEKPSVSPTNAVCGLSYLVPKPSQHTAAYADTGHQTSSASVSHGCAAATDSHSDVFLLDTGASVHITHQKDLLHDFNPDNSGTIAGLDPATTFKILGTGTLKFTLPDGSILPVEDVQYVPSCGRNLISVSRASKGGSTFHLLPDGIVDLRLGLQVAALTKDDLYQFSLPCLPAHNVSAGTAFTATMDAHSRLGHPSRKVAQRIGTLCPSYAAALKSESKDSLCESCIRAKATHALPKTSTTSGRTVKTPLELVHSDVCGPFSQPSLTQDLYYVVFVDDYTHYMAVYPVKQKSDVYECARSYFLQSERFFHNRGGYKPVTFRTDNGGEYMSSQLQQFLKAQGITHQTTVAYNSHQNGVSERAIRTINEKCRAMMFHASTPSCFWAEAVACATYLLNRLPSTAIDKQYPYQRWYKSHAQWDHLRPFGCMAYALIPQQLRSSKLSPRSIRGVMLGYAQTQHAYRIFDLDSGKVAVSNNVKFDEFVFPFQTMTNIPRDIASIGSSSSSSSSFSSIPGIRATAELPGTLMSPPVSDVDMSDIESDFSSHDSMVPQDLASPVDGPSMDIVGPPSRGSSSSSPGITTTPRVVEPLSPLVTQEVSRPRIEYISDSEASVPGEDYATSFYERHHDNFDKSDDEDYVDEPVRRRRAITMPDRSRRRSEVSSDGETEPSKKSKYETSHTESDSSLVVRGSGYFMSHAYVVSTKKDGVPVTYKQAMSSDEAEKWKIAMDSEMSAHYSNNTWDLVSLPKDRKAIGNRWVFTKKDDGRYKARLVAQGFSQVPGEDYLDTFSPVIRYESVKLLLAFSAVDNRVVHQMDVDTAFLNGTVEETLYMKQPVGFINENEPEKVCKLNKSLYGLKQAPICWNTTISDFLAEHRFNRIDTELGIYVRGNIIIGLYVDDILISGKDMKEIEDVKKMLASKFKMKDLGVAKKFLGINIAQDTNGIKICLYDYIGKVLQDFEMTDANTVTTPTLAGEDLHKDNTEECDATRYRSLVGKLLFASTTVRTDIAYAVGILSRHLAKPSEMHMKCAKHVLRYLKGTQDIGHHYTGDSSLDIYCDSDWASDKSDRKSITGYIVRYGGAPISWKSKKQTTVAMSTTEAEYLALGEATKEALWIIMLFDEMRVPLQLPISIHEDNNSCILLAEHPVFHSRTKHIDIRHHFIREHIIKKQIKLCQISTHTQIADMLTKGLNKIKFQDLRSLAGMTRIRIKGKC; encoded by the coding sequence atgtatgctactttcgagaatttacttcaacagGTTATGAGCCACTTTTTGGACTTTGATGTTACGGAGCAGGATAAGCTCCGTGGTATTGATAACTACAAACTTTGGGCTGCTATGGTAAAGTCCAGACTGCTGGACCTTGACTGCCACTTAGATCTGTATCTAAGTAATGTGGATATTCCTGGTGTTAGTGAGTTTACTGACACTGAACGGAATGTGATTAGACTTAAGTTTGATCTGATCCTTGACAagcttttgaaaaagtgCATTACGTCTGCTGTTTATGCGACGTACTGTACTAAACGTGGTTTACGTGGACTTAATTTATGGCATGCTCTATTCCGCGACTTTGGAACTATTTCTGTTAAGCAGCATTTAGAGCTCCATTCCACGTTAACCCGTCAGCTTTTTGATTCTACTGTATCGCTTGCTGCTAagattcaacttcttgaagatgCTGACCTGGACCTTCTTCCTTTGGATGAAGGCCAGCGgattctcttctttcacAGTTGTGTTAATAACAGCACTGTTAAGAACGTTATTATTCGTCTTGACGAATACGTTCCCTCCCGTCTTAATTGGCTTGCATTGAAAGACGGGATCTCTGAGATTCTTCACGAGACAAGTTCCCCCGTGTCCGATGAGTCTAGTATGGCTCTTGTGGTCCTGCAGCGAAACCCTCGAAGAATTATGATCAAGTCTAAGTTGACTTGTTTCAAATGTGGTGGCATTGGCCACAAACTGAATGTCTGTCCCTCTCGAAGTGATGACGAGTATTGGAATCTGCAACCACCGAAGCCGACGAATAAGCCCAATTATTTTGTGACATATACTGAGGAGAAACCCAGCGTCTCTCCCACCAATGCTGTATGTGGGCTTAGTTACTTGGTCCCCAAACCTAGTCAGCACACTGCTGCCTATGCTGACACCGGTCACCAGACGTCTTCTGCCTCGGTATCTCATGGTTGTGCAGCTGCTACTGATAGCCATAGTGATGTCTTCCTTCTTGATACTGGTGCGTCTGTTCATATTACGCATCAGAAGGACCTACTTCATGATTTTAATCCTGATAACTCTGGTACCATTGCTGGACTTGACCCTGCTACCACGTTCAAGATCCTTGGTACTGgaacattgaaatttacGTTACCTGATGGTTCTATACTCCCCGTTGAGGATGTGCAGTATGTTCCTTCCTGCGGTCGTAATTTAATCTCGGTTAGCCGTGCATCTAAAGGAGGTTCAACATTCCACCTTCTACCCGATGGTATCGTTGACCTTCGTTTAGGCCTTCAGGTTGCTGCTCTTACGAAGGATgatctttatcaattttcacTCCCATGCTTGCCTGCTCATAATGTATCAGCTGGCACTGCGTTTACTGCTACAATGGATGCCCATTCTCGTCTTGGTCATCCAAGTCGTAAGGTTGCGCAACGCATTGGCACCTTATGTCCTTCGTATGCTGCTGCGTTGAAGTCGGAATCGAAGGATTCCCTTTGTGAGTCGTGTATTCGTGCGAAGGCTACGCACGCTCTCCCTAAAACGTCGACCACTTCCGGTCGCACTGTGAAGACTCCGTTGGAGCTTGTCCACTCTGATGTCTGTGGGCCGTTTTCCCAGCCGAGTCTAACCCAAGACTTATATTATGTTGtctttgttgatgattacACTCACTATATGGCAGTGTATCCTGTTAAACAAAAATCTGATGTATATGAGTGTGCGCGctcatattttcttcagtCTGAACGATTCTTTCATAATCGTGGTGGCTACAAGCCGGTTACTTTTCGCACCGATAATGGTGGTGAGTATATGTCGTCCCAATTGCAGCAATTTCTTAAAGCTCAAGGGATCACTCACCAAACCACTGTTGCGTACAATAGTCATCAGAATGGCGTCAGTGAACGAGCCATTCGTACgatcaatgaaaaatgtCGTGCCATGATGTTTCATGCATCCACGCCCCTGTGTTTTTGGGCCGAAGCTGTAGCGTGTGCTACTTATCTTCTTAATAGATTACCGTCGACTGCTATTGATAAGCAATATCCCTATCAACGGTGGTATAAGAGTCATGCCCAGTGGGACCATTTGCGCCCATTTGGATGCATGGCGTATGCTCTTATTCCACAACAATTGAGATCGTCGAAGTTGTCTCCTCGGTCTATTCGAGGTGTTATGCTTGGTTATGCCCAAACCCAACATGCATATCGTATTTTCGATCTCGACTCTGGCAAAGTTGCTGTTAGTAATAATGTGAAGTTTGACGAATTTGTGTTTCCGTTTCAAACTATGACTAACATTCCCCGGGATATTGCCTCTATAGGCTCGCTGTCGTCGTCGCTGTCTTCGTTTTCATCCATTCCCGGGATTCGAGCTACTGCTGAGCTCCCCGGTACTCTTATGTCGCCACCTGTGCTGGATGTCGACATGTCTGATATTGAATCTGATTTTTCGTCCCATGATTCTATGGTCCCTCAGGATCTTGCGTCTCCTGTCGATGGGCCATCTATGGATATCGTGGGCCCACCTTCTCGTGGTTCGCTGTCGTCCTCTCCTGGTATTACCACCACTCCTAGAGTGGTTGAACCGTTGTCCCCTCTCGTAACGCAAGAGGTGTCTCGTCCTCGTATCGAGTACATTTCTGACTCAGAAGCTTCGGTTCCAGGGGAAGACTACGCTACTTCTTTCTATGAACGTCATCAcgataactttgataagtctgatgatgaggattatgttgatgaacctgtgaggagaagaagagctATTACTATGCCTGATAGACTGCGTAGAAGATCAGAAGTATCGTCGGATGGAGAAACTGAACCTTCTaagaaactgaaatatGAAACACTGCATACTGAATCAGACTCCTCGCTTGTTGTCAGAGGATCTGGTTATTTCATGTCACACGCCTATGTTGTTAgtaccaagaaagatggTGTACCAGTAACATACAAACAGGCAATGCTGAGTGACgaagctgaaaaatggaaaatcgCCATGGATAGTGAGATGAGTGCTCACtactcaaataatacatggGATTTAGTACTGTTGCCTAAGGATAGAAAAGCAATAGGCAACAGATGGGTATttaccaagaaagatgatgGTAGATACAAAGCTAGACTAGTAGCACAGGGCTTCAGTCAGGTTCCAGGGGAAGACTACTTAGATACCTTCAGTCCTGTGATCAGATATGAATCTGTGAAGCTACTTCTAGCATTCAGTGCTGTTGATAATAGAGTTGTCCATCAGATGGATGTAGATACCGCATTTTTGAACGGTACTGTTGAGGAAACACTCTATATGAAACAGCCTGttggatttattaatgagaatgaaCCAGAGAAAGTCTGTAAGTTGAACAAATCGTTGTATGGATTGAAACAAGCACCGATATGTTGGAATACTacaatttcagattttcTTGCTGAACATAGGTTCAACCGAATTGACACTGAGTTAGGCATATACGTTCGAGGGAACATAATTATTGGCCtctatgttgatgatatccTTATATCAGGAAAGGATatgaaggaaattgaagatgtaaagaaaatgctCGCACTGAAGtttaaaatgaaagacTTAGGGGTTGCGAAGAAGTTTCTAGGAATTAATATTGCACAGGATACCAATGGTATCAAGATATGTCTCTATGACTACATTGGAAAGGTCTTGCAGGACTTTGAAATGACTGATGCAAACACGGTGACAACTCCGACATTGGCCGGAGAGGACTTACACAAGGACAACACAGAAGAATGTGATGCCACCAGGTACCGCTCTCTAGTAGGAAagctattatttgcatctacTACTGTTCGAACAGATATTGCGTACGCTGTTGGAATACTTAGTAGACACTTAGCCAAACCCTCTGAGATGCATATGAAATGTGCCAAACATGTCCTCAGATATCTTAAAGGAACCCAAGATATCGGCCACCATTATACTGGAGACAGCTCATTGGATATATATTGTGATAGTGACTGGGCTAGTGACAAGAGCGACAGGAAATCAATTACAGGATACATTGTTAGATATGGAGGAGCTCCTATCTCGTGGAAAAGCAAGAAACAGACTACAGTGGCAATGTCGACCACTGAAGCTGAATATCTCGCATTGGGTGAGGCTACCAAAGAAGCGCTATGGATCATAATGTTGTTTGACGAGATGCGTGTGCCATTACAATTACCCATCTCGATCCACGAAGATAATAACTCATGTATACTCCTTGCAGAGCACCCTGTATTTCACCTGCGCACTAAGCATATTGACATACGCCATCATTTCATAAGAGagcatataataaagaaacaaattaaacttTGTCAGATTAGCACCCATACACAAATTGCGGACATGCTTACAAAAGGattaaataagattaagTTCCAGGACTTGAGAAGTCTTGCTGGAATGACAAGAATTAGGATTAAGGGGAagtgttga
- a CDS encoding DEHA2G11572p (similar to uniprot|P43548 Saccharomyces cerevisiae YFL055W AGP3 Low-affinity amino acid permease may act to supply the cell with amino acids as nitrogen source in nitrogen-poor conditions) produces the protein MLPNSKVESNIEVDHSLSDLSSDNTVHLKRNLKNRHVSLIALAGIIGPGILIGASLALKNGGPASLIIGFGFIGLVAFSMMQSLGELATIYPTGGAFSTLGNKFVDPAFGGTVGWNYVIVWVAVLANEYNTVGSIMQFWGPEVPLYGYILIFWAAFLAFQFLGVGAFGEAEYWLALFKLLGLVVFYIFSIVYVAGGVKGRPAFGFEYWNNPGAFSDGFKGVASTFVFASTFYSGTESIAIAAAETRNPSTAIPKAIRQTFWRIVIVYMGIAISYGMTVPYNDPSLNDGSKTLQSPMTIALVRAGWAQAGHLINAFILITCVSAINSSIYIGSRTIVNLAAEGFAPKLLRRVNGQGVPYMSVILMNLFGLISLMNISTGAADAYDYIVNLSGVAVFIVWGSVCYIHFRFRKAWKLQGRSIDELPYKALWFPWLAIFGLFFCIFLGLVQGWSYFKPFDAANFVDAYILLPFFVVLFVFFKIVNKTKWVKLDEIDLDDGRRHDIDVKKEVESEE, from the coding sequence atgcTACCGAATTCAAAAgttgaatcaaatatagaaGTGGACCATTCGCTATCGGATCTTTCAAGTGATAATACTGTCCATTTAAAGAGAAATCTTAAAAATAGACATGTTTCTTTGATTGCATTAGCTGGTATTATTGGTCCTGGTATTCTTATAGGTGCATCCTTGGCCCTTAAAAATGGTGGGCCAGCAAGTTTAATTATTGGATTTGGCTTCATAGGTCTAGTTGCATTTAGTATGATGCAATCATTGGGGGAATTAGCCACAATATATCCAACGGGAGGAGCATTTTCGACATTAGGTAATAAATTTGTGGATCCAGCATTCGGTGGAACTGTTGGATGGAACTATGTTATCGTTTGGGTTGCAGTTTTAGCAAATGAATACAATACTGTTGGTTCCATAATGCAATTTTGGGGTCCAGAGGTTCCATTATATGGTTACATCTTGATTTTCTGGGCAGCCTTTTTAGCCTTTCAATTTTTAGGAGTTGGAGCCTTTGGTGAAGCTGAGTATTGGTTAGCTTTGTTTAAGCTTCTCGGTTTGGTCGTTTTTTACATCTTCTCGATAGTTTATGTGGCGGGAGGTGTCAAAGGAAGACCAGCATTTGGTTTCGAATACTGGAACAATCCAGGAGCCTTCAGTGATGGCTTTAAAGGGGTGGCTAGTACATTTGTGTTTGCTTCCACTTTTTATTCTGGAACAGAATCTATTGCGATCGCTGCAGCTGAAACTAGGAACCCGTCAACTGCCATTCCAAAAGCAATTAGGCAAACGTTCTGGAGAATTGTCATTGTTTATATGGGAATTGCTATTAGTTATGGGATGACTGTTCCTTATAATGATCCATCATTGAACGATGGCTCGAAGACATTGCAATCACCAATGACTATTGCTCTTGTTAGGGCTGGTTGGGCTCAAGCGGGTCACTTAATTAATGCATTTATCTTGATAACATGTGTATCTGCTATTAATAGTTCGATTTACATTGGTTCAAGAACGATTGTTAATTTAGCAGCTGAAGGATTTGCACCTAAGCTCCTCCGCAGAGTTAATGGGCAAGGTGTTCCTTATATGTCGgtaattttaatgaatttatttggtTTGATTTCGTTGATGAATATTAGTACTGGTGCTGCAGATGCATATGACtatattgttaatttaTCAGGTGTTGCTGTTTTCATTGTTTGGGGGTCCGTTTGCTATATTCATTTTAGGTTTCGCAAAGCTTGGAAACTCCAAGGTAGATCTATCGATGAATTACCATATAAAGCATTATGGTTTCCTTGGTTAGCAatatttggtttatttttttgtatatttttaGGTTTAGTTCAAGGTTGGTCATATTTTAAACCATTTGATGCTGCTAATTTTGTTGACGCTTACATACTTTTGCCATTTTTTGTCGTGCTATTCgttttctttaaaattGTTAATAAAACGAAATGGGTTAaacttgatgaaattgatttagatGATGGAAGAAGACACGATATTGACGTAAAGAAAGAAGTTGAAAGCGAGGAATAA